One genomic window of Amphiura filiformis chromosome 3, Afil_fr2py, whole genome shotgun sequence includes the following:
- the LOC140147187 gene encoding uncharacterized protein, protein MGNPIRPIVDYTGSIGYQTPEILAPLVGTSVNSKSLAEEMMGICIDDGDIFNLHDVVSLFTNTPIEKCLDIIKERLENDKTLKDRTKLNTEDIIELLQFILTTTYFSFRGQIFRQIFGAAMGSPVSAIVANPFMEWLEKGAKMTAPLDCKPKYWRRYVDDVLEIIQKDTTLKLTEHLNTIDPTGSIKFTHEEEDQGKIPFLDTLIVRKEDGSVKMLVYRKKTHTDQYLNLKAQHPLHQKLGVIRTLMDRKDNIVTEEVDKREEERKIKNALMECGYPKWAFERVKHQMEAKTKEPKKPKKSDETPSKGMVVIPYVEGLSEQLQRIFQKHKISTAMRPTNTLKSILVHPKDKKDILETSDAVYEIPCKGCDKSYVGETGRQFGVRLKEHQKDSETVKDTKFTRANRKASTSEQHKSAITDHVAQENHVINWEGPAY, encoded by the coding sequence ATGGGGAATCCGATCCGCCCCATAGTTGACTATACAGGTTCAATTGGCTACCAGACCCCTGAAATTCTCGCTCCATTAGTCGGCACCTCGGTAAATTCGAAGTCCCTAGCGGAGGAGATGATGGGGATATGCATCGACGATGgtgatatttttaatttacaTGATGTTGTTTCCCTATTCACCAATACTCCCATAGAAAAATGTCTTGACATCATAAAGGAACGGCTAGAAAATGACAAAACACTCAAAGACAGAACAAAATTAAATACGGAAGACATCATCGAGCTCTTACAATTTATCCTCACAACCACATATTTCAGCTTTCGCGGACAAATCTTTCGCCAGATTTTCGGTGCAGCCATGGGAAGTCCGGTCAGCGCAATCGTGGCTAATCCTTTCATGGAGTGGTTAGAGAAAGGGGCTAAAATGACAGCACCACTAGATTGTAAGCCAAAGTACTGGAGGAGATACGTTGACGATGTTTTAGAGATCATTCAGAAAGATACTACACTCAAGCTTACAGAACATCTCAACACCATCGACCCCACGGGCAGCATAAAGTTTACCCACGAGGAAGAAGACCAGGGGAAAATCCCCTTCTTGGATACTCTAATAGTTCGCAAGGAAGACGGTTCGGTAAAAATGCTCGTGTACCGTAAAAAGACCCACACGGATCAGTATCTTAATTTAAAGGCTCAACACCCTCTCCACCAGAAGCTCGGTGTAATTAGAACGCTCATGGACAGAAAGGATAATATAGTGACGGAAGAAGTAGACAAAagggaagaagaaagaaagatcaagAACGCTTTGATGGAATGTGGTTACCCCAAGTGGGCGTTTGAGAGAGTCAAACACCAGATGGAAGCGAAAACCAAAGAGCCAAAAAAGCCTAAGAAATCCGACGAAACACCATCAAAAGGTATGGTTGTTATCCCCTATGTCGAAGGTCTTTCTGAACAACTCCAAAGGATTTTTCAAAAGCACAAAATCTCAACAGCCATGCGACCCACAAACACACTCAAAAGCATTCTTGTGCATCCCAAAGACAAGAAAGACATCTTAGAAACTAGTGACGCAGTATACGAAATCCCCTGCAAAGGTTGTGATAAGTCGTATGTGGGAGAAACAGGAAGGCAATTCGGCGTCCGTCTAAAAGAacatcaaaaagattctgaaaCGGTAAAAGACACAAAGTTCACCAGAGCAAATAGAAAAGCGTCAACATCTGAACAACATAAGTCAGCGATCACAGATCATGTCGCCCAagaaaatcatgttatcaattgggAGGGGCCAGCATACTAG